One region of Aurantimonas sp. HBX-1 genomic DNA includes:
- a CDS encoding cupin domain-containing protein, protein MDDKTPIDCALVRPHETYDGKQGFRYVAGISAETTGSTGICMHLLTIPPGGRAKAHLHESHETAIYVISGVSEVYYGERLEKHAVTAAGDLFYIPAGVPHLPFNSGSEPCVAVIARTDPNEQESVVLRPDLEALVPG, encoded by the coding sequence ATGGACGACAAGACGCCGATCGACTGCGCGCTGGTGCGCCCGCACGAGACATATGACGGCAAGCAGGGTTTCCGGTACGTCGCCGGCATCTCCGCCGAGACCACGGGTTCAACCGGCATCTGCATGCATCTCCTGACCATTCCGCCCGGCGGCCGCGCCAAGGCGCATCTGCACGAAAGCCACGAGACCGCGATCTACGTGATCAGCGGCGTCTCGGAAGTCTATTACGGCGAGCGGCTCGAAAAACACGCAGTCACCGCCGCCGGCGACCTCTTCTACATCCCCGCGGGCGTGCCGCATCTGCCGTTCAACAGCGGCAGCGAGCCTTGCGTGGCTGTCATCGCCCGCACCGACCCGAACGAGCAGGAAAGCGTCGTGCTGCGGCCGGACCTGGAGGCGCTGGTGCCGGGGTGA
- a CDS encoding TRAP transporter substrate-binding protein: protein MLKILTGLPIAAAFIALMTGASLGQEVTLRVHQFLPAQATIPANVLVPWAEKITAESDGRIAFEFYPSMQLGGTPPDLFDQARDGVADVVWTVLGYTPGRFPKSETFELPFIMTDAVSTSKAFQEFVETNAADEFDEVHLLAVHTHGPGLFHTKAPITRLEDLAGMKIRGGSRIINDLLTKLGATPVGMPVPAVPESLSKGVIDGATVPWEVTTPLRIAELVRHHTGFTGQNGLYTQTFAIVMNADTYEGLPDDLKAIIDANSGMPLATMAGEAMEAADAVGRQKALDLTNEVVALDEAETARFKEASRVVIDEWVAAGEGRQALLDSATALIAKYTGERGEKPVEGAEKAAN from the coding sequence ATGCTCAAGATCCTGACGGGACTGCCGATCGCGGCGGCCTTCATCGCCCTCATGACCGGCGCCTCGCTGGGCCAGGAGGTGACGCTGCGCGTCCACCAGTTCCTACCGGCGCAGGCCACCATCCCGGCGAATGTCCTCGTTCCCTGGGCGGAGAAGATCACGGCGGAATCGGACGGTCGCATCGCCTTCGAGTTCTATCCGTCGATGCAGCTCGGCGGCACGCCGCCCGATCTCTTCGACCAGGCCCGCGACGGGGTGGCGGACGTCGTCTGGACGGTGCTCGGCTACACGCCCGGGCGCTTCCCGAAATCCGAGACCTTCGAGCTGCCCTTCATCATGACCGACGCGGTCTCGACCTCGAAGGCCTTTCAGGAATTCGTCGAGACGAACGCCGCCGACGAGTTCGACGAGGTGCATCTCCTGGCCGTCCACACGCACGGGCCGGGCCTCTTCCACACCAAGGCGCCGATCACCAGGCTGGAGGACCTTGCCGGCATGAAGATCCGCGGCGGCTCGCGGATCATCAACGACCTCCTAACCAAGCTCGGCGCGACGCCGGTCGGTATGCCGGTTCCGGCCGTGCCGGAATCGCTGTCGAAGGGCGTGATCGACGGGGCGACGGTGCCGTGGGAGGTGACGACGCCGCTGCGGATCGCCGAACTCGTCCGCCACCATACCGGCTTCACCGGCCAGAACGGCCTCTACACCCAGACCTTCGCCATCGTCATGAACGCCGATACCTATGAGGGGCTGCCGGACGACCTGAAGGCGATCATCGACGCGAACTCCGGCATGCCGCTCGCCACCATGGCCGGCGAGGCGATGGAAGCGGCGGACGCGGTCGGCCGGCAGAAGGCACTCGACCTCACCAACGAGGTCGTCGCCCTCGACGAGGCGGAGACCGCGCGCTTCAAGGAAGCCTCCCGCGTGGTGATCGACGAGTGGGTGGCGGCCGGCGAGGGCCGCCAGGCGCTGCTCGACAGCGCGACGGCGCTGATCGCCAAATACACCGGCGAGCGGGGCGAAAAGCCCGTCGAGGGCGCCGAAAAGGCGGCCAATTGA
- a CDS encoding ABC transporter permease, whose translation MSAVPVTAARPAAIALNAALAAAAGLYALSLLDGGSGRLLLVVAIGFWLLAWRLTASLVALEPKGRAAGAVINIALPALFGLTLLLLWELLVRGLDVPSVLLPPPSAIGAQIAGSLSILWADFRQTFLKAVIAGYVLGCGSGFVVAVLVDRSPFLKRGLLPIGNLVSALPIVGVAPIMVMWFGFDWQSKAAVVVVMTFFPMLVNTVAGLQAAGAMERDLMRTYAAGPWQSLLKLRLPAALPFIFNALKINTTLALIGAIVAEFFGTPIVGMGFRISAEIGRMNTPMVWAEITVAALAGSLSYGLVATIERWATFWHPSYRKG comes from the coding sequence GTGAGCGCCGTGCCCGTCACCGCCGCCCGGCCGGCGGCCATCGCGCTCAATGCCGCGCTTGCCGCCGCGGCGGGGCTCTACGCGCTGTCGCTGCTGGATGGCGGCAGCGGCCGGCTGCTGCTCGTCGTGGCCATTGGCTTCTGGCTGCTGGCCTGGCGGCTGACCGCCAGCCTGGTGGCGCTGGAGCCGAAGGGCCGCGCCGCCGGCGCCGTGATCAACATCGCCCTGCCGGCGCTGTTCGGCCTGACGCTGCTGCTGCTCTGGGAACTGCTGGTGCGCGGGCTCGACGTGCCCAGCGTCCTGCTGCCGCCGCCCTCGGCGATCGGCGCCCAGATCGCCGGGTCGCTGTCGATCCTCTGGGCGGATTTCCGCCAGACCTTCCTGAAGGCGGTGATCGCCGGCTATGTCCTCGGCTGCGGCAGCGGCTTCGTGGTGGCCGTGCTGGTCGACCGCTCGCCGTTCCTGAAGCGCGGGCTGCTGCCGATCGGCAACCTCGTCTCGGCGCTGCCGATCGTCGGCGTCGCGCCGATCATGGTGATGTGGTTCGGCTTCGACTGGCAGTCGAAGGCCGCCGTCGTGGTGGTGATGACCTTCTTCCCGATGCTGGTGAACACCGTCGCTGGGCTGCAGGCGGCCGGTGCGATGGAGCGCGACCTCATGCGCACCTACGCCGCCGGCCCCTGGCAGAGCCTCCTCAAGCTTCGCCTTCCGGCGGCCTTGCCCTTCATCTTCAATGCCCTGAAGATCAACACGACGCTGGCGCTGATCGGCGCGATCGTGGCCGAGTTCTTCGGCACGCCGATCGTCGGCATGGGGTTCCGCATCTCGGCCGAGATCGGCCGCATGAACACCCCGATGGTGTGGGCCGAGATCACCGTCGCGGCACTGGCCGGCTCGCTGAGCTACGGCCTCGTGGCGACGATCGAGCGGTGGGCGACTTTCTGGCATCCGTCCTATCGCAAGGGATAG
- a CDS encoding TRAP transporter small permease: MSETFHPEPEPGPEAGRLGAAVERTARLLAYAGGVCLVFVVVLTCASIIGRAMLTLGLGLGPVPGDFELVEIAAGVGVFLFLPLCQLKRGHVTVDILSGWFGRRGVAVTDLVGNLLMSIVAGVILWRLVAGLQDKLQTGEESFILGIPVWTGYALSLVGAVSFLLVCLYTLRRSWAETSSAAAGNA, translated from the coding sequence ATGAGCGAGACGTTTCATCCCGAGCCCGAGCCCGGGCCCGAGGCGGGCCGGCTCGGCGCCGCGGTGGAGCGCACGGCAAGGTTGCTCGCCTACGCCGGCGGGGTCTGCCTGGTGTTCGTCGTCGTCCTCACCTGCGCCTCGATCATCGGCCGGGCGATGCTGACGCTCGGTCTCGGCCTCGGACCCGTCCCCGGCGATTTCGAGCTGGTCGAGATCGCCGCGGGCGTCGGCGTGTTCCTGTTCCTGCCGCTCTGCCAGCTGAAGCGCGGCCACGTGACGGTGGACATCCTGTCCGGCTGGTTCGGCCGGCGCGGCGTCGCGGTCACCGACCTCGTCGGCAATCTGCTGATGTCGATCGTCGCTGGCGTGATCCTCTGGCGCCTGGTCGCGGGGCTGCAGGACAAGCTGCAGACGGGCGAGGAAAGCTTCATCCTCGGCATTCCGGTCTGGACCGGCTACGCGCTGTCGCTGGTCGGGGCGGTCAGCTTCCTCCTCGTCTGCCTCTACACGCTGCGCCGGTCATGGGCGGAGACGTCTTCCGCCGCTGCCGGCAACGCCTGA
- a CDS encoding 5-methyltetrahydropteroyltriglutamate--homocysteine S-methyltransferase: MTRPPFKADHVGSFLRPERLQKARAQYAEGKLDAETLREIEDECITELVRRQESVGLQGITDGEFRRTFFHVDFLEQLDGVEVTYGEFKAHFRKDDGTEVGFAPPTMHVNEKIGHAKPIQGADFDFLKSVVTRTPKVTIPAPSMLHFRGGRDAVSRSAYPDLEPFYEDLAAAYRAEIADLAERGCRYLQMDDTNLAYLCDPEIRERTAKRGDDPDELTRLYCRMVNDAIRDRPEDMVVAVHLCRGNFKSAWVAKGGYEPVAEILFNEMAIDGFFLEYDDERSGDFAPLRHMPKGKTVVLGLMSSKSSTVEPADAVKRRIDEAAAFVDLDQCALSHQCGFSSTVHGNDLTEDDQWRKLDRCVSVARDVWGY; the protein is encoded by the coding sequence ATGACCAGACCTCCCTTCAAGGCCGACCATGTCGGCAGCTTCCTCCGTCCCGAGCGGCTGCAGAAGGCGCGCGCGCAATACGCCGAGGGCAAGCTCGACGCGGAGACGCTGCGCGAGATCGAGGACGAATGCATCACCGAGCTGGTGCGCCGGCAGGAATCGGTCGGGCTGCAGGGCATCACCGACGGCGAGTTCCGCCGCACCTTCTTCCACGTCGACTTCCTCGAGCAGCTCGACGGGGTCGAGGTGACCTATGGCGAGTTCAAGGCGCATTTCCGCAAGGACGACGGCACCGAGGTGGGTTTTGCGCCCCCGACCATGCACGTCAACGAAAAGATCGGCCACGCGAAGCCCATCCAGGGCGCCGATTTCGACTTCCTGAAGTCGGTCGTCACGCGCACGCCGAAGGTGACGATCCCGGCCCCGTCGATGCTGCATTTCCGCGGCGGGCGGGACGCCGTGTCGCGCTCGGCCTATCCCGATCTCGAGCCGTTCTACGAGGATCTCGCTGCCGCCTACCGGGCCGAGATCGCCGACCTCGCGGAGCGGGGCTGCCGCTACCTGCAGATGGACGACACCAACCTCGCCTATCTCTGCGATCCGGAGATCCGCGAACGCACCGCCAAACGCGGCGACGACCCGGACGAATTGACCCGGCTCTACTGCCGCATGGTCAACGACGCGATCCGCGACCGTCCCGAGGACATGGTCGTCGCGGTGCATCTGTGCCGCGGCAACTTCAAGAGCGCCTGGGTGGCCAAGGGCGGCTACGAGCCGGTGGCCGAGATCCTGTTCAACGAGATGGCGATCGACGGCTTCTTCCTGGAATACGACGACGAGCGCTCCGGCGACTTCGCCCCGCTCCGGCACATGCCGAAGGGCAAGACGGTGGTTCTCGGGCTGATGTCGTCGAAATCGTCGACGGTCGAGCCGGCCGACGCCGTCAAGCGGCGCATCGACGAGGCGGCGGCCTTCGTCGACCTCGACCAGTGCGCGCTGTCGCACCAGTGCGGCTTCTCTTCCACCGTCCACGGCAACGATCTCACCGAGGACGACCAGTGGCGCAAGCTCGACCGCTGCGTCTCGGTCGCCCGCGACGTCTGGGGTTACTGA
- a CDS encoding ABC transporter substrate-binding protein, translating to MRKFLAGAAVALAAMGAGSPALAQDAVTLQLKWVTQAQFAGYYVAQEKGFYEEAGLDVTIKPGGPDIAPVQVLAGGGADVVVDWMPSALAAREKGVALVNIAQPFARSGMMLTCRKETGIESPENFKGKTLGVWFSGNEYPFLSWMSKLGLPTEGGPDGVTVIKQGFNVDPLIQKQADCISTMTYNEYGQVLDAGIPADELVVFNYTDQGVATLEDGLYVLEEDLQDPATVDKYARFVKASMKGWEYAAEHPDEAAEIVIDNDTTGAQTLEHQKFMMGEIAKLLGDTPALDVAAAENTVEVLMGGGSDPVITKAPEGAWTSVVTDKAAELE from the coding sequence ATGAGGAAGTTTCTGGCAGGCGCGGCGGTCGCGCTCGCGGCCATGGGAGCCGGCAGCCCGGCGCTGGCGCAGGACGCGGTGACGCTGCAGCTCAAATGGGTCACGCAGGCGCAGTTCGCCGGCTACTACGTCGCCCAGGAGAAGGGCTTCTACGAGGAAGCCGGGCTCGACGTCACGATCAAGCCGGGGGGTCCCGACATCGCCCCCGTGCAGGTGTTGGCCGGCGGCGGCGCTGACGTTGTGGTCGACTGGATGCCGTCGGCGCTGGCCGCGCGCGAGAAGGGCGTGGCCCTGGTCAACATCGCCCAGCCCTTCGCCCGCTCCGGCATGATGCTGACCTGCCGCAAGGAAACCGGCATCGAGAGCCCGGAGAACTTCAAGGGCAAGACGCTGGGCGTCTGGTTCTCCGGCAACGAGTATCCGTTCCTCTCCTGGATGTCGAAGCTCGGCCTGCCGACCGAAGGCGGTCCGGACGGCGTCACCGTCATCAAGCAGGGCTTCAACGTCGACCCGCTGATCCAGAAGCAGGCCGACTGTATCTCCACCATGACGTACAACGAATACGGCCAGGTGCTCGATGCCGGCATCCCGGCGGACGAGCTGGTGGTGTTCAACTACACCGACCAGGGCGTCGCGACGCTGGAAGACGGGCTGTACGTGCTCGAGGAGGACCTGCAGGACCCGGCGACGGTCGACAAGTACGCCCGCTTCGTGAAGGCCTCGATGAAGGGCTGGGAATACGCCGCCGAGCACCCCGACGAGGCGGCCGAGATCGTCATCGACAACGACACGACCGGCGCCCAGACCCTCGAGCACCAGAAGTTCATGATGGGCGAGATCGCCAAGCTGCTCGGCGACACGCCGGCGCTCGACGTCGCGGCCGCCGAGAACACGGTCGAGGTGCTGATGGGCGGCGGCTCCGACCCGGTGATCACCAAGGCCCCGGAAGGCGCCTGGACCAGCGTCGTCACCGACAAGGCCGCCGAGCTCGAATAG
- a CDS encoding TRAP transporter large permease translates to MTNLEIALLSFPILLAMIFARMPIGLAMLVCGFVGNWIVMGRVTPILAQLKSLPYTTFASYSLSIIPLFLLMGQFAAKGGMSQALFRAANAWMGHRRGGVAMAAIGACAGFGAICGSSIATAATMGKVALPELKRYGYEGGFATGALAAGGTLGILIPPSVVLVIYAILTEQNIAKLFLAAFVPGILAMIGYMIAIAIYVRLKPQSAGIAAKADLAERLRRTRDVWPVLLVFFLVVFGIYFGWFTPTEGAAVGAAGTGLIAFLNGGLSRADLAECFVDTAIASGMIFFIILGAGVYNSFLALSQLPQASAAWVIAQGYSPFVVLTVILLTYLAFGCVMDSLSMILLTVPIFFPIVIGLDFGLPPEEFAIWFGILVLIVVEVGLITPPVGLNLFVINSMARDTPMSRTYRGALPFVATDIVRTVILVLFPAITLFLVRWLY, encoded by the coding sequence TTGACCAATCTCGAGATCGCGCTCCTGTCCTTCCCGATCCTGCTCGCGATGATCTTCGCGCGCATGCCGATCGGCCTTGCCATGCTGGTCTGCGGCTTCGTCGGCAACTGGATCGTCATGGGCCGCGTGACGCCGATCCTGGCGCAGCTGAAGTCGCTGCCCTACACGACCTTTGCCAGCTACTCGCTGTCGATCATCCCGCTTTTCCTGCTGATGGGCCAGTTCGCGGCCAAGGGCGGCATGAGCCAGGCGCTGTTCCGGGCGGCGAACGCCTGGATGGGGCACCGGCGGGGCGGCGTCGCGATGGCGGCGATCGGCGCCTGCGCCGGCTTCGGCGCGATCTGCGGCTCCTCGATCGCCACCGCCGCGACGATGGGCAAGGTGGCGCTGCCGGAACTCAAGCGCTACGGCTACGAGGGCGGCTTCGCCACCGGCGCGCTGGCCGCCGGCGGCACGCTCGGCATCCTCATCCCGCCCTCCGTGGTCCTGGTGATCTACGCCATCCTCACCGAGCAGAACATCGCCAAGCTGTTCCTGGCCGCCTTCGTGCCGGGCATCCTGGCGATGATCGGCTACATGATCGCCATCGCCATCTACGTGCGGCTGAAGCCGCAATCGGCCGGCATCGCGGCGAAGGCCGATCTCGCCGAGCGGCTGCGGCGCACCCGCGACGTCTGGCCGGTCCTCCTGGTGTTCTTCCTCGTCGTCTTCGGCATCTATTTCGGCTGGTTCACCCCGACCGAAGGTGCCGCGGTCGGCGCCGCCGGCACCGGACTGATCGCGTTCCTGAACGGCGGGCTCAGCCGCGCCGACCTTGCCGAATGCTTCGTCGACACGGCGATCGCCTCCGGCATGATCTTCTTCATCATCCTCGGCGCCGGGGTCTACAACTCGTTCCTCGCGCTCAGCCAGCTGCCGCAGGCATCCGCCGCCTGGGTCATCGCGCAGGGCTATTCGCCCTTCGTCGTGCTGACGGTGATCCTTCTCACCTATCTCGCCTTCGGCTGCGTGATGGACTCGCTGTCGATGATCCTTCTGACGGTGCCGATCTTCTTCCCGATCGTCATCGGGCTCGACTTCGGCCTGCCGCCGGAGGAGTTCGCGATCTGGTTCGGCATCCTGGTGCTGATCGTCGTCGAGGTCGGGCTGATCACCCCGCCGGTGGGGCTCAATCTCTTCGTCATCAACTCGATGGCGAGGGACACGCCGATGAGCCGGACCTATCGCGGCGCGCTGCCCTTCGTCGCCACCGACATCGTGCGCACGGTGATCCTCGTCCTGTTCCCGGCGATCACGCTGTTCCTGGTGCGCTGGCTCTACTGA
- a CDS encoding ABC transporter ATP-binding protein, translated as MSDHLTSAPEAVGLPGAAPVIAARKLDLVFQTGDTPVHALKDIDLDIFKGEFVSLIGPSGCGKTTLLRVIADLEQPTGGSLSVNGMTPDAARQARAYGYVFQAAALYPWRSIERNVALPLEIMGYDRARRKQLVDANLDLVGLSGFGRKFPWQLSGGMQQRASIARALSFDPELLLMDEPFGALDEIVRDHLNEELLKLWAKTRKTVVFVTHSIPEAVFLSTRIVVMSPRPGRIHEIIDCDLGPDRPLEIRETPEFLAIAHRVREGLRAGHGYD; from the coding sequence ATGTCTGACCACCTGACCAGTGCGCCGGAGGCCGTCGGCCTGCCCGGCGCCGCGCCGGTGATCGCGGCGCGCAAGCTCGACCTCGTCTTCCAGACCGGCGACACGCCGGTGCACGCGCTGAAGGACATCGACCTCGACATCTTCAAGGGCGAGTTCGTCTCGCTGATCGGCCCGTCCGGCTGCGGCAAGACCACGCTCTTGCGCGTCATCGCCGATCTCGAGCAGCCGACCGGCGGCAGCCTCAGCGTCAACGGCATGACGCCGGACGCGGCGCGGCAGGCGCGCGCCTATGGCTACGTCTTCCAGGCGGCGGCGCTCTATCCCTGGCGTTCGATCGAGAGAAACGTCGCGCTGCCGCTGGAGATCATGGGGTATGACCGGGCCAGGCGAAAGCAGCTCGTCGACGCCAATCTCGACCTCGTCGGGCTTTCCGGCTTTGGCCGCAAGTTTCCCTGGCAGCTGTCGGGCGGCATGCAGCAGCGCGCCTCGATCGCCCGGGCGCTGTCCTTCGACCCGGAACTGCTCCTGATGGACGAGCCGTTCGGCGCGCTCGACGAGATCGTCCGCGACCATCTCAACGAGGAACTGCTGAAGCTCTGGGCAAAGACTCGCAAGACCGTGGTGTTCGTCACCCACTCGATCCCCGAGGCGGTCTTCCTGTCGACCCGCATCGTGGTGATGAGCCCGCGGCCCGGCCGCATCCACGAGATCATCGACTGCGACCTCGGCCCCGACCGGCCGCTGGAGATCCGCGAGACGCCGGAATTCCTCGCCATCGCGCACCGCGTCCGCGAGGGGCTGCGGGCAGGGCACGGGTATGATTGA
- a CDS encoding ABC transporter permease: MTPSTIAEPGAAIGYSPRSRLGRMAEGNTLPVLAVIAVILVVWYLAAIGMNWATETVKLERAGEPYGLADTIAATWSAERPVLPAPHQIAVELWTTTVDVKPSSPRSLLYHSWITLSSTLVGFIIGTALGMLLAVGIIHSRTLDKSLMPWLVASQTIPILAIAPMVIVVLNSVGVTGLLPKAFISTYLSFFPVAVGMVKGLRSPDVMLLDLMHTYSARPLQTLAKLRWPASTPFLFASMKVAVAAALVGAIVGELPTGAVAGLGARLLAGSYYGQTIQIWSALVAAAIMAGCLVWLVGLGERLVLRRMGTRP; encoded by the coding sequence ATGACCCCATCCACCATCGCCGAGCCGGGCGCCGCAATTGGCTACAGCCCGCGGTCGCGTCTTGGTCGCATGGCCGAAGGCAACACGCTGCCGGTGCTCGCCGTCATCGCCGTGATCCTCGTCGTCTGGTATCTCGCCGCGATCGGGATGAACTGGGCGACCGAGACGGTGAAGCTGGAGCGGGCGGGGGAGCCCTACGGGCTTGCCGACACGATCGCCGCCACCTGGTCGGCGGAGCGCCCGGTGCTGCCGGCGCCGCACCAGATCGCCGTCGAGCTCTGGACGACCACCGTCGACGTCAAGCCGAGTTCGCCGCGCTCGCTGCTCTACCACTCCTGGATCACGCTCTCCTCGACCCTGGTCGGCTTTATCATCGGCACGGCGCTGGGCATGCTGCTCGCCGTCGGCATCATCCATTCGCGCACGCTCGACAAGAGCCTGATGCCCTGGCTGGTGGCATCGCAGACGATCCCGATCCTCGCCATCGCGCCGATGGTCATCGTCGTGCTCAATTCCGTCGGCGTCACCGGGCTCCTGCCGAAGGCGTTCATCTCCACCTATTTGTCGTTCTTCCCGGTGGCGGTCGGCATGGTGAAGGGGCTGCGGTCGCCCGACGTGATGCTGCTCGACCTGATGCATACCTATTCCGCTCGGCCCCTACAGACGCTGGCGAAGCTGCGCTGGCCGGCCTCGACGCCGTTCCTGTTCGCCTCGATGAAGGTGGCCGTCGCCGCGGCGCTGGTCGGGGCGATCGTCGGCGAGCTGCCGACCGGCGCGGTCGCCGGGCTCGGGGCGCGGCTTCTTGCCGGTTCCTATTACGGCCAGACGATCCAGATCTGGTCGGCGCTGGTCGCCGCGGCGATCATGGCCGGCTGTCTCGTCTGGCTGGTCGGGCTCGGCGAGCGCCTGGTGTTGCGCCGCATGGGGACGCGGCCGTGA